One genomic segment of Methanothermococcus okinawensis IH1 includes these proteins:
- a CDS encoding EamA family transporter: MVVNINEIIAGLIVAFLYGVGTFFAKIVSEKDPFLQWIIVNIVGIVLCVVIILKDPQKIYQLHGKILLYGVISAVMVVVGSLLLYYALHKGRASIVVPLSSIGPAITTILAVVFLKEHLSHFQIFGIVLIIVGIILISLNN; encoded by the coding sequence ATGGTGGTAAATATCAACGAAATCATAGCTGGACTTATTGTAGCATTTTTATATGGTGTCGGCACATTTTTTGCAAAGATAGTATCTGAAAAAGACCCATTTTTGCAGTGGATAATAGTAAATATCGTTGGTATAGTATTGTGTGTAGTTATAATTTTAAAAGACCCTCAAAAAATATACCAACTTCACGGAAAAATACTTTTATATGGTGTAATTTCTGCTGTAATGGTTGTGGTAGGCTCACTTCTATTATATTACGCCCTTCATAAAGGAAGAGCAAGTATAGTTGTGCCACTATCATCAATAGGTCCAGCAATTACTACAATATTGGCAGTGGTTTTTCTAAAAGAGCATTTATCCCATTTCCAAATATTTGGGATAGTATTAATAATTGTTGGAATTATATTAATATCCTTAAATAACTAA
- a CDS encoding winged helix-turn-helix transcriptional regulator, whose product MARWTAYKIYPEEFLNNEVNEKALIIDGKRIHRVRLLGKVKNIAISTIISFELDGVVIKDFEKKAEDIEEGDFLDVIGRVGEYDGSKYVALEVYKKRNDNKEKWKKLRALEIEKTRKYMEDEESASQYEGGEKSDNPMADEVLEDIYSEEESPKDKILNIINENDEITYEELVEKLNIDEKELDDILRELIDDGEIYEPKTGTYRIL is encoded by the coding sequence ATGGCAAGATGGACAGCATATAAGATATATCCTGAGGAATTTTTAAATAATGAGGTTAATGAAAAGGCACTAATAATAGATGGTAAAAGAATACATAGGGTTAGATTATTGGGGAAAGTAAAAAATATAGCAATTTCAACCATCATATCCTTTGAATTGGATGGCGTGGTTATTAAAGATTTTGAAAAAAAAGCAGAAGATATTGAAGAGGGGGATTTTTTAGATGTTATAGGTAGAGTAGGAGAATATGACGGTTCAAAATATGTTGCATTGGAAGTGTATAAAAAGAGAAATGATAATAAAGAAAAATGGAAAAAATTGCGAGCTCTTGAAATAGAAAAAACAAGAAAATATATGGAGGATGAAGAATCTGCATCACAGTATGAAGGTGGTGAAAAAAGTGATAATCCCATGGCTGATGAGGTATTGGAAGATATTTACAGCGAAGAAGAATCCCCAAAGGATAAAATACTAAATATTATAAATGAAAATGATGAAATAACCTATGAAGAATTGGTTGAGAAATTAAATATTGATGAAAAAGAACTCGATGATATATTAAGAGAGTTAATTGATGATGGAGAAATATACGAGCCTAAAACAGGAACATACAGAATATTATAA
- the carA gene encoding glutamine-hydrolyzing carbamoyl-phosphate synthase small subunit, with amino-acid sequence MYGILVLEDGTVLKGKGFGAEKEVLGELVFNTSMTGYVEILTDPSYKGQIITMTYPLEGNYGVKELWFESDGVKAEGFIIKDLTGNELDELLKKYNIPGLYNIDTRFITKRIRSKGVVRALLKTSSKPIDDSEIEKYIEKAKNHKDLSEIDLVSEVSIKEPVIHKAKNEIAKCVLIDCGVKKSIINCLLERNCTVISVPYNTSAEKILSYNPDFVLVSNGPGDPSSVKETISTVKSLIGKVPVTGICLGHQIITLALGGETYKMKFGHRGGNQPVKNLDNDKVYITSQNHGYATKRESMPKDAEIFNINLNDNTVEGLKIKDKNILCVQYHPEAGPGPHDARFLFDEMIKLGLEK; translated from the coding sequence TTGTATGGAATTTTAGTTTTAGAAGATGGAACAGTTTTAAAAGGAAAAGGATTCGGTGCTGAAAAGGAAGTTTTAGGGGAACTGGTATTTAACACAAGCATGACTGGTTATGTGGAAATACTCACAGATCCATCATATAAAGGACAGATTATTACAATGACTTATCCATTGGAAGGGAATTATGGTGTAAAAGAATTATGGTTTGAATCGGATGGTGTAAAGGCAGAGGGATTTATTATAAAAGATTTAACTGGAAATGAATTAGATGAGCTCCTAAAAAAATATAATATTCCAGGATTGTATAATATAGATACAAGATTTATTACAAAAAGAATAAGGTCTAAGGGTGTTGTAAGAGCTCTGCTAAAAACCTCATCAAAACCTATTGATGATTCAGAAATTGAAAAGTATATTGAAAAGGCTAAAAACCATAAGGATTTGTCCGAAATTGATTTGGTGTCTGAGGTATCAATAAAAGAACCTGTAATCCATAAGGCAAAAAATGAAATAGCTAAATGTGTTTTAATAGACTGCGGTGTCAAAAAAAGTATAATAAATTGTTTATTGGAAAGGAACTGCACAGTAATTAGTGTGCCTTATAATACCTCAGCAGAAAAGATATTATCATATAATCCAGACTTTGTATTGGTATCAAATGGTCCGGGTGACCCGAGCTCTGTTAAAGAAACAATATCCACTGTAAAGTCCTTAATAGGAAAAGTGCCTGTTACAGGTATATGTTTAGGTCATCAAATCATTACATTAGCACTCGGTGGTGAAACCTATAAAATGAAATTTGGACATAGGGGCGGAAACCAGCCAGTGAAGAATTTAGATAACGATAAAGTATATATTACATCTCAAAATCATGGATATGCTACAAAGAGAGAATCTATGCCGAAAGATGCAGAAATATTTAATATTAATCTAAACGACAACACGGTTGAAGGTTTAAAAATAAAAGATAAAAATATACTGTGTGTTCAATACCATCCAGAAGCTGGACCAGGTCCCCACGATGCAAGGTTTTTATTTGATGAGATGATTAAATTAGGGTTAGAAAAATAA
- a CDS encoding AAA family ATPase has product MIIKAINIRNFRSHKNTQISFDKGITTIIGHNGSGKSSIFEAMNYALYARGSVSNVNIDDLIKRGTNQFLIELLFEIGGNTYKVVRGRGKGGNIDRLYINNSLYAETNSEVNNKIKEILGIDHKVFLNAIYIKQGEINSLINLRPAERKRLIGTLLGIERYEKVWGEMGNAIGEFSRKLEYIKGELKQIDDIKDNIKHIKEEIDEKEKELKILKNNYIHIEKLKKEKEEELKQYDKKEKEFNDLNNILRETEHKIESLKNEIDNLKNDIKDIKYKNKILMENNEGYNKYIEIEKELNELSNKIESYKKYYDKFNKLNGKKETLEDNLKKINENLKNLNPENKDIDTINKDIESIKGELEKLHNIMEKLMELTELNKKLDELNKNKEEIDKNKKYYEEYIDIAKKLDELSKKLVVFEKLKEKKKNINSQIDSLKKKKEELLKDLTNFDEIEKKINAENELVKEHDDLTEKITNLTKLITEKDTKIKQIKDAIKKLEETDNKCPVCQSDIDENKKAELLNTYHSNIEKELKQLKKLEKKYNDYNTKSKELNNNINKINKLKAKYGKLKEKKDNLDNINKDLDNYINELYELRKEISRYENIEKEIKDLEKKKDYLEKYYNKYNFCVEYLKNTNEKELLNNKNNLLKIIGNYDKTKVNNKEKELNNNLEKLKDILRLINDKINKEEELKNISKEIEKIQKKAENYIELNRKKSEMEKEMELYKEPYNTYKNAIAVLENYSKKYKTDINKLENTVNEIITDKNEELNTLNNSKNNILEKIDNLDYYDKTYHDKLKENYEKISNKLNDANNKIVEVKSYLNSKTELLQNYVNNLNKLLNKEKEKERLEKYIDYLKDIRENVFSKNGFQQYLREKYIPLIQKYTNEIFNEFELPYSHIQIKNDYDIIVDELPVKTLSGGEQIAVSLALRLGISKAVCNNLQCIILDEPTAFLDEDRRKKLLNVFGNIKTISQVFVISHHNELEQVANNIINIKKIGEDSVIYD; this is encoded by the coding sequence ATGATTATAAAGGCTATTAATATTAGAAATTTTAGAAGTCATAAGAACACTCAAATATCTTTTGATAAAGGGATTACCACCATAATAGGTCATAATGGAAGCGGGAAATCATCGATATTTGAGGCCATGAATTATGCACTGTATGCAAGAGGTAGTGTAAGCAATGTCAATATTGATGATTTAATAAAGAGGGGAACTAATCAATTTTTAATAGAGCTCCTATTTGAGATTGGAGGTAATACCTATAAAGTTGTAAGAGGAAGGGGCAAGGGAGGAAACATAGATAGATTATATATAAATAATAGCCTTTATGCTGAAACCAACAGTGAAGTGAATAATAAAATAAAGGAAATACTTGGAATAGACCATAAGGTATTTTTAAATGCAATTTATATAAAACAGGGCGAGATTAACAGTCTTATAAATTTAAGACCTGCCGAGAGAAAGAGACTTATTGGGACACTTCTCGGTATTGAAAGGTATGAAAAGGTATGGGGAGAGATGGGGAATGCTATTGGTGAATTTAGCCGTAAATTGGAATATATAAAAGGAGAGTTAAAACAAATCGATGATATAAAAGATAATATAAAACATATAAAAGAAGAAATAGATGAAAAAGAAAAGGAATTAAAGATATTGAAAAACAACTATATACATATTGAAAAGTTAAAGAAAGAAAAGGAAGAGGAATTAAAACAGTATGATAAAAAAGAAAAGGAATTTAACGATTTAAATAATATATTGAGAGAAACGGAACATAAAATAGAGAGTCTTAAAAATGAAATTGATAATTTAAAAAATGATATTAAGGATATTAAATACAAAAACAAGATTTTAATGGAAAATAACGAAGGATATAATAAATATATTGAAATTGAAAAGGAATTAAATGAGTTATCCAACAAAATTGAGTCTTATAAAAAATATTACGATAAATTCAATAAATTAAACGGTAAGAAGGAAACTTTGGAGGATAATTTAAAGAAAATTAATGAGAATTTAAAAAACCTTAATCCAGAAAATAAAGATATTGATACGATAAATAAAGATATTGAAAGTATTAAAGGAGAGTTAGAAAAACTACATAATATTATGGAAAAATTAATGGAATTAACAGAATTAAATAAAAAATTGGATGAATTAAATAAAAATAAGGAAGAAATAGATAAGAATAAAAAATATTATGAAGAATATATCGATATAGCTAAAAAATTGGATGAATTGAGTAAAAAACTTGTAGTATTTGAAAAATTAAAGGAAAAGAAGAAAAACATAAACTCTCAAATAGATAGCTTGAAGAAGAAAAAGGAGGAGCTCCTAAAAGACCTTACCAATTTTGATGAAATAGAGAAAAAAATAAATGCCGAAAATGAATTGGTAAAAGAGCACGATGACTTAACGGAAAAAATAACGAATCTCACCAAATTAATTACCGAGAAAGATACTAAAATAAAGCAGATAAAGGATGCCATAAAAAAACTTGAAGAAACAGATAATAAATGTCCAGTTTGTCAGTCAGATATTGATGAGAATAAAAAGGCGGAGCTCCTAAACACATACCACAGCAATATTGAAAAAGAATTAAAACAGTTAAAAAAACTTGAAAAAAAATATAATGATTACAATACTAAATCAAAAGAACTAAATAATAATATTAATAAAATAAACAAATTAAAAGCTAAATATGGTAAATTAAAGGAAAAAAAGGATAATTTAGATAATATAAATAAAGATTTGGATAATTATATAAATGAGTTATATGAGCTCCGTAAGGAAATTAGCAGATATGAAAACATTGAAAAAGAAATCAAAGATTTAGAAAAGAAAAAAGATTATTTAGAAAAATATTATAATAAATATAACTTTTGCGTGGAGTATTTAAAAAATACAAATGAAAAAGAGCTATTAAATAATAAAAATAATCTTTTAAAAATAATTGGTAATTACGATAAAACAAAGGTAAATAATAAAGAAAAGGAGTTAAATAATAATTTGGAGAAATTAAAGGATATTTTAAGGTTAATAAATGATAAAATAAATAAAGAGGAAGAGCTAAAAAATATCTCAAAAGAAATAGAGAAAATACAGAAAAAGGCAGAGAATTACATTGAATTGAATAGAAAAAAATCAGAGATGGAAAAGGAAATGGAACTGTATAAAGAACCTTATAACACCTATAAAAATGCCATTGCAGTGCTTGAAAATTACTCTAAAAAATATAAAACAGACATTAATAAGCTTGAAAATACCGTAAATGAGATTATAACCGATAAAAATGAAGAGTTAAACACACTAAACAATAGTAAAAACAATATTTTAGAAAAAATCGATAATTTGGATTATTATGATAAAACCTACCATGATAAATTGAAAGAGAATTATGAAAAAATATCTAATAAATTAAATGATGCAAATAATAAAATTGTAGAGGTAAAGTCATATTTAAATTCTAAAACTGAGCTCCTACAAAATTATGTAAATAATCTAAATAAATTACTGAATAAAGAAAAAGAAAAGGAACGGTTGGAAAAATATATCGATTATTTAAAAGATATAAGAGAGAATGTCTTTTCGAAGAACGGATTTCAGCAGTATTTAAGGGAAAAATATATTCCACTTATTCAAAAATATACCAATGAGATATTCAATGAGTTCGAGCTCCCTTACAGTCATATCCAAATTAAAAATGATTACGATATAATAGTGGATGAGCTCCCAGTAAAAACTTTAAGCGGTGGAGAGCAGATAGCAGTATCTCTTGCCCTTAGGCTTGGAATATCAAAGGCTGTATGCAATAATTTACAATGTATAATATTGGATGAACCTACGGCATTTCTTGATGAAGATAGGCGTAAAAAACTGTTAAATGTCTTTGGGAATATAAAAACTATCTCACAGGTTTTTGTTATATCTCACCACAATGAACTGGAACAGGTGGCAAATAATATTATAAATATAAAGAAGATTGGAGAAGACTCTGTAATATACGATTAA
- a CDS encoding metallophosphoesterase family protein, producing MQFVHISDNHLGYRQYNLDERERDFYNSFNECINKIIEIKPDFVIHSGDLFESPEPSINAIYTAMEGFNKLKRYNIPIYIIHGNHDLPKRSSKGSPFRILKGVLGDSLKTFSNKKYHIFRKGNEEIFIGGSDFTYKSKINNLFEDYKLIEEKSKQYNKKILLFHQSVYSYSNLPMYELQLNNFPKGFNYYAGGHIHQRILKPVNNNIDCPKEKNGTNSVFAYSGSTEIRSYDEYRDYENDGKGFYLVDMSGGDFDKSDVNKIDIKVHKIDIKCRDFIIDKRIEDKDDFESFMDELNSKSNPVVISSVVKEFFGHLHSILAKKALYSRLSISEPDIENAIIDIQNKNMDELFKEFLKSKNYDIDFVYGIYNEVLNDKDLYSCLDEYFKKIINGNNAT from the coding sequence TTGCAATTTGTCCATATATCCGATAATCATCTTGGATACAGACAGTATAACTTGGATGAAAGGGAGAGAGATTTTTACAATTCATTTAATGAATGTATAAATAAAATAATTGAGATAAAACCAGATTTTGTAATCCACAGCGGTGATTTATTTGAAAGCCCAGAACCATCAATTAATGCAATTTACACTGCAATGGAGGGATTTAATAAATTAAAAAGATACAATATACCTATTTATATTATCCACGGCAATCATGATTTACCAAAGAGGAGCTCCAAAGGTTCGCCATTTAGAATATTAAAAGGTGTTTTAGGGGATAGTTTAAAAACTTTTAGCAATAAAAAATATCATATTTTTAGAAAAGGTAATGAGGAGATATTTATTGGGGGCTCTGATTTTACCTATAAAAGTAAAATAAACAATCTTTTTGAAGACTATAAATTAATAGAAGAGAAATCAAAACAGTATAATAAAAAAATATTGTTATTTCATCAAAGTGTATATTCCTATTCAAATTTACCTATGTATGAGCTCCAACTTAACAATTTTCCAAAAGGATTTAACTATTACGCAGGAGGGCATATTCATCAGAGAATTCTTAAACCAGTAAATAACAATATAGATTGTCCAAAAGAAAAAAATGGAACAAATAGCGTTTTTGCATACAGCGGTTCCACAGAAATTAGGTCTTATGATGAATATAGAGATTATGAGAATGATGGAAAAGGATTTTATTTGGTGGATATGAGTGGAGGAGATTTTGATAAATCGGATGTTAATAAAATAGACATAAAAGTGCATAAAATAGACATAAAATGCAGAGATTTTATAATTGATAAAAGGATTGAGGATAAAGATGATTTTGAAAGTTTTATGGATGAACTAAACTCAAAATCAAATCCTGTTGTAATAAGCAGTGTTGTTAAAGAATTTTTTGGGCATTTACATAGTATTTTAGCAAAAAAAGCACTTTATAGCAGATTATCCATTAGTGAACCTGATATAGAAAATGCCATCATTGATATTCAAAACAAAAATATGGATGAATTGTTTAAGGAATTTCTTAAAAGCAAAAATTATGATATAGATTTTGTATATGGGATATATAATGAGGTTTTAAATGATAAAGACCTTTACTCTTGCCTTGATGAATATTTTAAAAAAATAATAAATGGCAATAATGCGACATGA
- the sppA gene encoding signal peptide peptidase SppA has translation MKKIYLIVGILFILMIMVVIAIGLLLVPSSDNILNFKSEGNIAVINIDNELVLKNSGSSGLFGNNNPDVNDYIGALNDAENNPNIKAILLKVNCPGGEVIASEKLARKVKEVSKKKPVVAYIETLGASGAYMTIAPANYIVAEKHSIVGSIGVRMDVIHYYGLMKKLGINATVIKAGKYKDIGSPYRPMTPEEKACLEKMINETYMDFVKWVAENRHMTINETLKAANGRIYSGSDAKKVGLVDAVGTEEDAINITAKIANISNPKTEEYTPSKPAGIFSMMSNMVYDLGYGIGKGFGETEKSNIGMYYE, from the coding sequence ATGAAAAAGATATATCTCATAGTAGGCATTTTATTTATTTTAATGATTATGGTGGTTATAGCAATAGGTTTGCTTTTAGTGCCGAGCTCCGATAATATATTAAATTTTAAATCCGAAGGAAATATTGCCGTAATAAATATTGATAATGAGCTTGTTTTAAAAAATTCGGGTTCATCTGGATTATTTGGTAATAATAACCCTGATGTTAATGATTACATAGGAGCTCTAAATGATGCAGAAAATAACCCAAATATCAAAGCAATACTTTTAAAGGTAAATTGTCCTGGTGGGGAGGTTATAGCAAGCGAAAAACTTGCAAGAAAGGTTAAAGAGGTTTCTAAGAAGAAACCTGTTGTGGCTTATATTGAAACGCTTGGGGCATCTGGGGCTTATATGACTATTGCACCTGCAAATTATATTGTGGCTGAAAAACACTCTATTGTGGGTAGTATTGGGGTTAGAATGGATGTAATCCATTATTACGGGCTTATGAAAAAACTTGGTATAAATGCAACAGTTATAAAGGCTGGAAAGTATAAAGATATTGGTTCGCCATACAGACCTATGACGCCTGAGGAAAAGGCCTGTTTGGAAAAGATGATAAATGAAACCTATATGGATTTTGTTAAATGGGTTGCAGAAAACAGACATATGACAATAAATGAAACATTAAAGGCTGCCAATGGTAGAATATATTCGGGTAGTGACGCCAAAAAAGTTGGACTTGTTGATGCCGTAGGAACAGAAGAGGATGCTATAAATATAACGGCAAAGATTGCAAATATAAGCAATCCCAAAACTGAGGAATACACACCATCAAAACCTGCTGGAATTTTTAGCATGATGTCCAATATGGTTTATGACTTAGGATACGGCATTGGAAAAGGTTTTGGTGAAACTGAAAAAAGTAATATTGGTATGTATTACGAATAA
- a CDS encoding PIN domain-containing protein, translating into MIKIIPDTNFLIYAIKHNINIDYELSRFSSNYEVIILSCIMEELEKLKTKLKGKEKFSINILLSLIKKYKTDDYNIGKYADEIIINYAKYQKDKGNKIVICTNDKELKRKLMEMGIPIIVVKQKNYFELREI; encoded by the coding sequence ATGATAAAGATAATACCAGATACAAATTTTTTAATATACGCCATTAAGCACAATATAAATATAGATTACGAGCTCAGTAGGTTCTCAAGTAATTATGAAGTAATAATACTAAGCTGTATAATGGAAGAATTGGAAAAACTCAAAACTAAATTAAAGGGTAAAGAAAAATTTTCCATAAATATATTACTCTCTTTGATTAAAAAATATAAAACAGATGACTACAATATTGGAAAATATGCCGATGAAATAATAATCAATTATGCTAAATATCAAAAGGATAAGGGTAATAAAATAGTAATATGCACAAATGACAAAGAATTAAAAAGAAAACTTATGGAGATGGGTATTCCTATAATAGTTGTTAAGCAAAAAAATTATTTTGAGTTGAGGGAAATTTAA
- the serA gene encoding phosphoglycerate dehydrogenase: MPKILITDAIHEDAVEILKNVGDVEIATGLTPEELKEKIKDADAIVIRSGTKLTKEIIDVAKKLKVIARAGVGVDNVDLQAATEKGIIVVNSPDASSVSVAELTIGFMLSAARNIPQATASLKRGEWDRKSFKGVELYSKTLGIIGLGRIGQQVAKRAKAFGMNIVGYDPYIPVEVAKNMGIKLMDVNELCKVSDFITLHVPLTPKTKHIIGKEQISLMKKNAIIVNCARGGLIDENALYEALKDKKIRSAALDVFEQEPPKNNPLLTLNNVIGTPHQGASTVEAQKSAGTIVAEQVVKILNGEPAENVVNLPMLPMEKMSKLKPYMALSEKIGNMIIQLLDKSIEKVELTYMGELAKEDTEMVKRSFLMGILSPILLAGVNLINAPTIAKNRNIKIVEGTISESEYGNAIKIVAKGKTEEISIVGSLVDGNPVLREINGYKVDIKPEGIICVIKHIDRPGMVGKVGLLLGDYGVNIAGMQVGRKEPGGESIMVLNVDHMIPDEVIEKLKKLENIKDAKIIDL; the protein is encoded by the coding sequence ATGCCAAAGATACTAATAACTGATGCTATTCATGAAGATGCAGTTGAAATATTAAAAAATGTTGGTGATGTAGAGATAGCTACGGGTTTAACGCCAGAGGAGTTAAAAGAAAAGATAAAAGATGCCGATGCCATAGTTATTAGAAGTGGAACAAAACTTACAAAAGAAATAATTGATGTAGCTAAAAAATTAAAGGTTATTGCAAGGGCAGGTGTCGGAGTAGATAATGTTGATTTACAGGCAGCAACTGAAAAAGGAATTATTGTGGTTAATTCACCAGATGCCTCATCGGTATCAGTAGCCGAGCTAACAATAGGATTCATGCTCTCAGCTGCAAGAAATATTCCCCAAGCTACGGCCTCATTAAAAAGAGGAGAATGGGATAGAAAATCATTCAAGGGTGTAGAGCTCTACAGTAAAACCCTTGGTATTATTGGATTGGGAAGAATTGGACAGCAGGTGGCAAAAAGAGCTAAGGCTTTTGGAATGAATATTGTAGGTTATGACCCATACATTCCAGTGGAGGTTGCAAAAAATATGGGTATAAAATTAATGGATGTAAATGAATTATGTAAAGTAAGTGATTTTATTACATTGCATGTCCCATTAACACCAAAAACCAAACATATCATTGGTAAAGAACAGATTTCATTAATGAAAAAGAACGCCATAATTGTAAATTGTGCAAGAGGAGGATTAATTGATGAGAATGCGCTTTATGAAGCATTAAAAGATAAAAAAATAAGAAGTGCCGCACTTGATGTATTTGAACAGGAACCACCAAAAAATAACCCATTATTAACACTAAACAATGTAATAGGAACACCGCATCAAGGGGCATCAACAGTAGAAGCTCAGAAAAGTGCAGGAACAATAGTGGCAGAACAGGTTGTAAAGATATTGAATGGAGAACCTGCTGAAAATGTTGTAAATCTCCCTATGCTACCTATGGAGAAAATGAGCAAATTAAAACCATATATGGCACTGTCGGAGAAAATAGGAAATATGATAATTCAATTATTGGATAAATCGATAGAAAAAGTAGAATTAACATACATGGGTGAGCTCGCAAAAGAAGATACAGAGATGGTAAAAAGGTCATTTTTAATGGGAATTTTATCACCCATATTACTTGCAGGAGTTAATTTAATAAATGCACCTACAATAGCAAAAAATAGAAATATAAAAATTGTGGAAGGGACTATATCAGAAAGTGAATATGGAAATGCCATAAAAATTGTGGCAAAAGGAAAAACAGAAGAAATTTCAATAGTTGGGTCATTGGTAGATGGAAACCCCGTTCTTCGAGAGATAAACGGATATAAAGTGGATATAAAACCAGAGGGAATTATATGTGTAATTAAGCATATAGATAGACCAGGCATGGTTGGTAAAGTTGGTTTATTACTTGGGGATTATGGGGTAAATATTGCAGGAATGCAGGTTGGAAGAAAAGAACCTGGTGGAGAAAGTATAATGGTTCTTAATGTGGACCATATGATTCCAGATGAAGTTATAGAAAAACTAAAAAAACTTGAGAATATTAAGGATGCTAAGATTATTGACTTATAA
- a CDS encoding RlmF-related methyltransferase has translation MELGLKIEDAVKLNRELQKYVFYKNGKAKLNFKNKEALYLYNKTILKYLFGLNMEFHKDALIPTPINRYLFVKNVFENYNKDILNANNDIVKENVKNIKYDNNNHHPIKTVLEIGTGSAIISIIMAKYYHCNIYATETVKEYINIANENTLKNNLNNYIMVINSNNKIIKGITNLTHKKFDLIISYPPFYDSNSVPSKRSFGGAHATDIELIGGGKYGEEFSLKIIEEGVNHLNKGGLIALMFPHKPMERRKAVMDKIKDSGLMLKTYEIKTGKRIRHIIKGYNIK, from the coding sequence GTGGAATTAGGATTAAAAATAGAAGATGCAGTGAAGTTAAACAGAGAATTACAAAAATATGTTTTTTATAAAAATGGAAAAGCTAAACTAAATTTTAAAAATAAAGAAGCACTGTATTTATACAATAAAACAATTTTAAAATATCTATTTGGCTTAAACATGGAATTTCATAAAGATGCACTTATTCCTACACCGATAAATCGATACTTATTTGTTAAGAATGTATTTGAAAACTATAATAAGGATATACTTAACGCAAATAATGATATAGTTAAAGAAAATGTTAAAAATATCAAATACGACAATAATAACCATCACCCAATAAAAACAGTTTTGGAAATTGGAACAGGCTCTGCTATAATCTCCATCATAATGGCAAAATACTATCACTGTAATATTTATGCAACAGAGACAGTAAAGGAATATATAAATATAGCCAATGAAAATACCTTAAAAAATAATCTAAACAATTATATAATGGTAATTAATTCAAATAATAAAATAATCAAAGGTATAACTAACCTCACCCATAAAAAATTTGATTTAATAATATCCTATCCCCCATTTTATGACTCCAATTCTGTTCCATCAAAACGAAGTTTTGGCGGAGCTCATGCCACAGATATAGAGCTCATAGGTGGTGGAAAATATGGTGAAGAATTTTCTTTAAAAATCATTGAAGAAGGAGTAAATCATCTAAATAAAGGCGGATTGATTGCATTGATGTTCCCACATAAACCTATGGAAAGAAGAAAAGCCGTAATGGATAAAATAAAAGATTCAGGACTTATGTTAAAAACTTATGAAATAAAAACTGGCAAAAGGATAAGACATATTATTAAAGGATATAATATCAAATAG